One genomic window of Sphingobacterium oryzagri includes the following:
- a CDS encoding GH92 family glycosyl hydrolase: MIVMKGFVKKLFFCSVPLLGLASCGVGTDVQQSASLTQYVDPYIGTGGHGHVFVGANVPYGAVQLGPSNISTGWDWVSGYHISDSTIMGFAHQHLSGTGIGDLGDIVFLPYTGDVRFDRGEHGDEETGAYSLFKRASEKVRPGYYSVHLDRFNVDAELTATTRVGFHKYAFPKGEVPKILINLDAGIGWEGEKEGHLVVENDTVVSGYRYSQGWAKNQKIYFTATFSQPVAGHVLADSTAVQQGDSISARRTYGALTFAKKDDNPVIFVKVAVSPVSIANAKQNMAEELPGWDFEATKQAADQAWNKALEKVQVETKDSVSKKIFYTALYHTMFAPSTFNDVNGDYMGSDFKPHKLTSGANYTTFSLWDTYRAAHPLMSIIHRDRLPDMVNTMLRIYQEQGKLPVWHLVGNETDCMVGNPGIIVVADAYLKGIDGFDKDLAYEAMKVSAMKDDRGLDSYKKYGYVPYDKEKVESVAKGLEFAIADWSLAQVAKLRGEKEDYTYFINRSQAFKHYFDKDLQFLRGKDANGKFRPGKFDPFHSAHLANDYTEGNAWQYTWLVPQNVNGFMELFGSEEQFITKLDSLFVVEGNLGEEASPDISGLIGQYAHGNEPSHHVIYMYNYAGQPWKAADRVRQTLQTLYTDQVDGLSGNEDVGQMSAWYVMSALGFYQVSPAGGPFIFGSPLFDKVTLALDKGVSLEIVAHNNSQDNKYIQAVRLNGKTYDKSYISYEDVIKGGKLEFDMGAKPSATFGVAKETRPTSVQ, encoded by the coding sequence ACAATATGTGGATCCTTATATCGGTACCGGTGGACATGGACATGTTTTTGTAGGCGCAAATGTACCGTACGGTGCGGTGCAACTCGGCCCGTCCAACATTTCTACCGGATGGGATTGGGTTTCCGGATATCATATCTCTGATTCCACCATTATGGGTTTTGCTCACCAGCACCTTAGCGGAACGGGAATTGGCGATTTGGGCGATATCGTATTTTTGCCATACACTGGCGATGTGCGTTTTGATAGAGGAGAGCACGGTGATGAGGAAACAGGTGCTTACTCGCTTTTTAAAAGAGCATCTGAAAAGGTACGTCCAGGTTATTACAGCGTACACCTTGATCGATTTAATGTCGATGCCGAACTAACGGCTACCACGCGTGTAGGTTTTCATAAATATGCATTTCCAAAAGGCGAAGTGCCTAAAATATTGATCAATCTAGATGCAGGTATTGGCTGGGAGGGTGAGAAAGAAGGTCATCTTGTGGTAGAAAATGATACGGTCGTTTCCGGATATCGGTATTCGCAAGGTTGGGCTAAAAACCAAAAGATTTATTTTACAGCAACGTTTTCGCAACCGGTTGCCGGCCATGTTCTGGCCGATAGCACAGCGGTGCAGCAAGGAGACAGCATCAGCGCGAGACGTACTTACGGCGCACTCACTTTTGCAAAAAAAGACGATAATCCGGTTATTTTTGTCAAAGTTGCCGTTTCACCGGTAAGCATCGCAAATGCCAAGCAAAACATGGCCGAAGAACTGCCTGGCTGGGATTTTGAAGCAACCAAACAGGCCGCAGATCAAGCATGGAATAAGGCGCTTGAGAAAGTTCAGGTAGAAACAAAAGACAGCGTATCAAAGAAAATATTTTATACGGCCTTGTATCATACGATGTTCGCTCCGTCTACGTTTAACGATGTGAACGGCGATTATATGGGGTCGGATTTTAAACCGCATAAGCTTACTTCTGGTGCAAACTATACGACATTTTCGCTATGGGATACTTACCGTGCAGCTCATCCGTTGATGAGTATTATTCATCGCGATCGTTTGCCTGATATGGTTAATACCATGCTACGGATTTACCAGGAGCAAGGCAAACTGCCGGTGTGGCATTTGGTGGGCAACGAAACGGATTGTATGGTAGGCAACCCGGGTATTATTGTCGTCGCGGATGCTTATCTAAAAGGCATCGATGGTTTTGATAAAGACCTGGCTTATGAAGCTATGAAGGTGTCGGCGATGAAAGACGATCGCGGCTTGGATTCGTATAAAAAGTATGGATATGTGCCATACGATAAGGAAAAAGTAGAATCGGTAGCTAAAGGACTTGAATTTGCTATAGCCGATTGGAGTCTGGCGCAAGTGGCAAAGTTACGCGGTGAAAAAGAAGATTATACATATTTTATTAACCGCAGTCAGGCTTTTAAACATTATTTTGATAAAGATCTGCAATTTCTTCGTGGTAAAGATGCTAACGGTAAATTCCGTCCGGGTAAATTTGATCCGTTTCACTCGGCACACTTAGCCAACGATTATACAGAAGGAAATGCTTGGCAGTATACGTGGTTGGTGCCGCAAAATGTAAACGGCTTTATGGAGCTTTTTGGTAGCGAGGAGCAGTTTATTACAAAACTTGATTCGTTATTTGTTGTGGAAGGCAATTTAGGTGAGGAAGCTTCGCCTGATATTAGCGGCTTGATCGGTCAGTATGCGCATGGTAATGAACCTAGCCATCATGTGATTTATATGTATAATTATGCTGGCCAGCCTTGGAAAGCTGCCGATCGTGTGCGCCAAACGTTGCAAACCTTGTATACAGACCAGGTTGACGGGCTCTCGGGCAATGAAGATGTTGGGCAAATGTCGGCTTGGTATGTAATGTCTGCGCTAGGCTTTTACCAAGTTTCGCCAGCTGGTGGTCCTTTTATTTTTGGAAGTCCGCTGTTTGATAAAGTTACGTTAGCGTTGGACAAAGGTGTTTCGTTAGAAATCGTGGCACACAATAATAGCCAAGACAACAAATATATACAAGCCGTACGCTTGAATGGCAAGACTTATGATAAGTCTTACATCAGCTATGAAGATGTTATAAAAGGTGGAAAACTGGAGTTTGATATGGGCGCAAAACCTTCTGCGACCTTTGGTGTGGCAAAAGAAACTCGGCCAACGTCGGTGCAATAG